Proteins from a single region of Macadamia integrifolia cultivar HAES 741 unplaced genomic scaffold, SCU_Mint_v3 scaffold662, whole genome shotgun sequence:
- the LOC122069588 gene encoding protein DETOXIFICATION 54 has product MSAMAEKEPDYSLQKPPSATQVFEELKELWGMALPITGMNCLVYIRAMVSVLFLGRLGSLELAGGALSIGFTNITGYSVLVGLTSGLEPVCSQAFGSKNWDLISLSLQRTVLILLMASIPISFLWVKMEAIMVSMGQDREITAMAAIYCLYSLPDLLTNTLLQPLRVYMRSQGVTKPLMYCSLVAVLFHVPLNVLFVVVLKLGVPGVAMASVLTNLNMLLFMAAYIYISGVCRVRWTAGIAEVFGGLGPLLGLAVPSCLGICLEWWWYEIMTVLAGYLPNPRVAVAATAILIQTTSLMYTVPMSLAACVSTRIGNELGAGKPYKAKLAALVALGCALIMGLINVTWTVILRRGWASFFTTDELVRVLVATVMPIMGLCELGNCPQTTGCGILRGTARPAVGARINLGSFYCIGTPVAVGLAFWLKLGFGGLWYGLLSAQAACAISILFVILMRTDWEAEALRARKLTSLEMADCKVDGVTDFSNIDEEKKGFLAKDADLDEVL; this is encoded by the exons ATGTCTGCGATGGCTGAAAAGGAACCGGATTATTCTCTGCAAAAGCCCCCTTCTGCGACTCAG GTCTTTGAGGAGCTGAAAGAGCTATGGGGTATGGCTTTGCCTATAACTGGTATGAACTGTCTCGTCTACATTCGAGCCATGGTTTCAGTCCTTTTCTTGGGCAGACTCGGAAGCTTAGAGCTTGCAGGTGGGGCTCTCTCAATAGGCTTCACCAACATCACTGGATACTCTGTTCTGGTTGGTCTCACTTCAGGGCTTGAACCCGTTTGCAGTCAAGCTTTTGGAAGCAAGAACTGGGACTTAATCTCTCTATCTCTGCAAAGAACAGTCTTGATTCTGTTGATGGCTAGCATACCCATTAGCTTTTTGTGGGTTAAGATGGAAGCAATCATGGTTTCCATGGGTCAGGACAGAGAAATCACAGCAATGGCTGCTATTTACTGTCTCTACTCTCTGCCAGACCTATTGACAAACACATTGTTGCAGCCATTAAGAGTTTATATGAGGTCTCAGGGAGTGACGAAACCTTTGATGTACTGTTCTCTTGTGGCGGTTCTGTTCCATGTGCCTCTGAATGTATTGTTTGTGGTGGTTCTGAAGCTTGGTGTGCCTGGGGTGGCCATGGCTTCTGTACTGACCAACCTGAATATGCTCTTGTTCATGGCTGCCTACATCTACATTTCTGGGGTGTGCCGGGTTAGATGGACGGCTGGGATTGCAGAGGTATTTGGTGGGTTGGGCCCACTGCTGGGATTGGCTGTGCCAAGTTGCTTGGGGATCTGTTTGGAATGGTGGTGGTATGAGATCATGACTGTTCTTGCTGGGTATTTGCCTAACCCAAGGGTCGCTGTTGCCGCCACTGCCATTTTGATTCAGACCACTAGCCTGATGTACACCGTTCCTATGTCCTTGGCTGCTTGTGTCTCTACCAGG ATAGGGAACGAGCTGGGAGCAGGGAAGCCATACAAGGCGAAGCTGGCAGCACTAGTAGCACTGGGCTGTGCTTTAATAATGGGACTTATCAATGTAACGTGGACGGTAATCTTGAGAAGGGGATGGGCAAGTTTCTTCACAACAGACGAGCTGGTTCGTGTCCTTGTGGCTACAGTCATGCCCATCATGGGTCTCTGCGAGCTTGGCAATTGTCCCCAAACAACGGGCTGTGGAATACTACGTGGCACCGCGAGGCCGGCGGTAGGTGCAAGGATCAACCTTGGCTCATTTTATTGCATAGGCACACCTGTGGCCGTTGGCCTTGCGTTTTGGCTGAAGCTTGGCTTTGGTGGGCTTTGGTATGGTCTCTTATCAGCACAAGCAGCTTGTGCTATTTCAATTCTGTTTGTGATTTTGATGAGAACAGATTGGGAAGCTGAGGCCTTGCGTGCTCGGAAGCTCACTAGCTTGGAAATGGCTGATTGCAAGGTTGATGGGGTCACTGATTTCTCAAATATtgatgaagagaagaaagggttCTTGGCAAAAGATGCCGACTTGGATGaagttttgtaa
- the LOC122069595 gene encoding protein WHAT'S THIS FACTOR 9, mitochondrial-like yields the protein MVIFRCLARNRPEWLWQQQSCRTFVDAKIKWVRERGLDHAVEKEKHLRPMLALKSLIKSEPSKSLPVSVAAENKERLSLPYRAIEFIRRYPFVFEEFRPSGSGVLPHVRLTPEVLSLDQDEQLIYDNPDHRQTAADRLLKLLMLTRVNKLPLHVIDRLRWDLGLPPDYVRTLVPDYPDYFQVTSVTSDTSPGSEVLALELVCWIDELAVSTMEKRAMAKSDPTFRKGMPLAFPLQFSRGFDMEKKVKKWVDEWQKLPYISPYENALHLQPKSDQAEKWTVAILHELLHLLVSKKTDRDHILCLGEQLGLRSRFKRALLNHPGIFYLSNKIRTHTVVLREAFKRDLLVEKHPMMGMRYQYIHLMNKGRDQSSGTSDGSRQQAWKTGATKGDDGSEDEQHEESYGSSWSEAEDVSDDDDADDNEEDEDDEDEDENESATRSAVLGRERMIRNPHIELKRPFRSSVQERSVGGYSNRRGDKNPETSGRRTSYRGHKAGVRS from the coding sequence ATGGTGATCTTCCGGTGCCTTGCACGGAACCGACCAGAGTGGCTGTGGCAGCAGCAGAGTTGCCGCACCTTTGTAGATGCAAAGATCAAATGGGTTCGAGAACGAGGGCTCGACCATGCTGTTGAGAAGGAGAAGCACCTGAGGCCTATGCTTGCCCTCAAGAGCCTCATCAAGTCTGAGCCCTCCAAGTCCCTCCCTGTCTCCGTTGCTGCTGAGAACAAAGAACGCCTCTCCCTCCCTTACCGAGCCATTGAATTCATCCGCCGTTATCCTTTCGTCTTTGAAGAGTTCCGCCCTAGTGGTTCTGGTGTACTTCCCCATGTCCGCCTCACTCCTGAAGTCCTCAGCCTTGATCAAGATGAACAGTTAATCTATGATAACCCAGACCACCGGCAAACTGCTGCTGATCGGCTTCTCAAGTTGCTCATGCTTACCAGAGTAAATAAGCTTCCCCTGCATGTCATTGATCGCCTGAGATGGGATCTTGGTCTCCCTCCCGATTATGTCCGCACTCTTGTCCCCGACTATCCGGACTACTTCCAAGTCACCAGTGTTACATCTGATACGTCACCTGGTTCTGAAGTGCTTGCATTAGAGCTGGTTTGCTGGATAGATGAGCTTGCTGTCTCCACTATGGAAAAGAGGGCCATGGCCAAATCAGACCCCACTTTCAGGAAGGGGATGCCCCTTGCATTTCCCCTCCAATTCTCTAGAGGTTTTGATATGGAGAAAAAGGTGAAGAAGTGGGTCGATGAATGGCAGAAACTGCCTTATATCTCACCCTATGAGAATGCTCTGCATCTTCAACCCAAGAGTGATCAGGCAGAGAAATGGACAGTTGCTATATTGCATGAGCTCCTCCATCTCCTTGTTTCGAAGAAAACTGATAGAGACCACATTCTCTGCCTTGGTGAGCAACTAGGACTGCGTTCAAGGTTTAAGAGGGCCTTGCTTAACCACCCGGGTATTTTTTACCTTTCAAATAAGATTAGGACACACACTGTAGTTCTCAGGGAGGCTTTCAAGAGGGACCTCTTGGTGGAGAAGCATCCGATGATGGGTATGAGGTACCAGTATATTCATCTTATGAACAAGGGAAGGGACCAGTCATCTGGCACATCGGACGGTAGTCGCCAGCAAGCTTGGAAGACGGGGGCTACCAAGGGAGATGATGGTAGTGAGGACGAACAGCATGAAGAGTCTTATGGCTCATCGTGGTCCGAGGCTGAGGATgttagtgatgatgatgatgcagatGACAAtgaagaggatgaggatgatgaagatgaagatgaaaatgagTCTGCCACTAGGAGTGCTGTTTTGGGTAGAGAGAGAATGATTAGGAACCCCCACATTGAGTTGAAGAGACCTTTTAGATCTTCTGTTCAAGAAAGATCTGTTGGAGGATACTCAAATAGAAGAGGGGACAAAAATCCTGAAACTTCTGGAAGAAGAACATCGTACAGAGGGCATAAAGCTGGTGTGAGATCCTAG